From Clarias gariepinus isolate MV-2021 ecotype Netherlands chromosome 2, CGAR_prim_01v2, whole genome shotgun sequence, one genomic window encodes:
- the cxxc5b gene encoding CXXC-type zinc finger protein 5 isoform X3: MSASGGLMEGNQAREDEDARDSCCADEESSPVVERRNRSGIISTPLSKSLKHSRALSQYIATCSAAAAVANANANRLAQSSLVSTGIKSHSVDAQHRGQVGLTKLDRGALVSSLLDSPSGLHLAQAAELLRRASMLLPVSDSSGLSVGGDMEAVSASDSLGSVTDFPLLSNGGGVGGAFPFHPGLFIMTPAGVFLADGALSQVTGASEQQQAHNEMAAAASANAKKKRKRCGLCPPCRRRINCEQCSSCRNRKTGHQICKFRKCEELKKKPAGGLERFRRRLTR, encoded by the coding sequence ATGTCTGCCAGTGGGGGGTTGATGGAGGGAAACCAAGCAAGAGAGGACGAGGATGCTCGGGACAGCTGCTGCGCTGATGAAGAATCGTCGCCCGTGGTGGAGCGCAGGAACCGGAGCGGGATCATCAGCACACCGCTCAGCAAGAGCCTCAAACACTCCCGAGCCCTCTCTCAGTACATCGCCACATGCTCAGCCGCAGCTGCagttgctaatgctaatgctaacagaCTTGCCCAGAGTTCCTTAGTGTCCACAGGGATTAAGTCTCACTCAGTGGACGCCCAACACAGAGGCCAGGTGGGACTTACCAAACTGGACCGGGGCGCGCTGGTTTCTAGCCTTCTGGACTCTCCGAGTGGTTTGCATTTGGCACAGGCGGCTGAGCTCTTACGACGAGCAAGCATGCTACTTCCTGTCTCTGACTCCTCTGGCCTTAGCGTGGGTGGGGACATGGAGGCAGTCTCAGCCTCTGATTCGCTGGGGAGCGTGACAGACTTTCCGTTGCTGAGcaatggtggtggagttggggGCGCGTTCCCTTTCCATCCGGGCCTGTTCATCATGACGCCGGCTGGAGTGTTTCTGGCTGATGGGGCGCTGTCGCAGGTGACGGGAGCTTCTGAGCAGCAGCAAGCGCACAACGAGATGGCAGCAGCTGCCAGCGCCAACGCCAAGAAGAAACGCAAACGCTGCGGTTTGTGCCCGCCCTGCAGACGCAGGATCAACTGCGAGCAGTGCAGCAGCTGCCGTAACCGCAAGACCGGCCACCAGATCTGCAAGTTCAGAAAGTGTGAAGAGCTCAAGAAGAAaccagctggaggtctagag
- the cxxc5b gene encoding CXXC-type zinc finger protein 5 isoform X1 — protein sequence MSASGGLMEGNQAREDEDARDSCCADEESSPVVERRNRSGIISTPLSKSLKHSRALSQYIATCSAAAAVANANANRLAQSSLVSTGIKSHSVDAQHRGQVGLTKLDRGALVSSLLDSPSGLHLAQAAELLRRASMLLPVSDSSGLSVGGDMEAVSASDSLGSVTDFPLLSNGGGVGGAFPFHPGLFIMTPAGVFLADGALSQVTGASEQQQAHNEMAAAASANAKKKRKRCGLCPPCRRRINCEQCSSCRNRKTGHQICKFRKCEELKKKPAGGLEKVMLPTGAPFRWFQ from the coding sequence ATGTCTGCCAGTGGGGGGTTGATGGAGGGAAACCAAGCAAGAGAGGACGAGGATGCTCGGGACAGCTGCTGCGCTGATGAAGAATCGTCGCCCGTGGTGGAGCGCAGGAACCGGAGCGGGATCATCAGCACACCGCTCAGCAAGAGCCTCAAACACTCCCGAGCCCTCTCTCAGTACATCGCCACATGCTCAGCCGCAGCTGCagttgctaatgctaatgctaacagaCTTGCCCAGAGTTCCTTAGTGTCCACAGGGATTAAGTCTCACTCAGTGGACGCCCAACACAGAGGCCAGGTGGGACTTACCAAACTGGACCGGGGCGCGCTGGTTTCTAGCCTTCTGGACTCTCCGAGTGGTTTGCATTTGGCACAGGCGGCTGAGCTCTTACGACGAGCAAGCATGCTACTTCCTGTCTCTGACTCCTCTGGCCTTAGCGTGGGTGGGGACATGGAGGCAGTCTCAGCCTCTGATTCGCTGGGGAGCGTGACAGACTTTCCGTTGCTGAGcaatggtggtggagttggggGCGCGTTCCCTTTCCATCCGGGCCTGTTCATCATGACGCCGGCTGGAGTGTTTCTGGCTGATGGGGCGCTGTCGCAGGTGACGGGAGCTTCTGAGCAGCAGCAAGCGCACAACGAGATGGCAGCAGCTGCCAGCGCCAACGCCAAGAAGAAACGCAAACGCTGCGGTTTGTGCCCGCCCTGCAGACGCAGGATCAACTGCGAGCAGTGCAGCAGCTGCCGTAACCGCAAGACCGGCCACCAGATCTGCAAGTTCAGAAAGTGTGAAGAGCTCAAGAAGAAaccagctggaggtctagag
- the cxxc5b gene encoding CXXC-type zinc finger protein 5 isoform X2: MSASGGLMEGNQAREDEDARDSCCADEESSPVVERRNRSGIISTPLSKSLKHSRALSQYIATCSAAAAVANANANRLAQSSLVSTGIKSHSVDAQHRGQVGLTKLDRGALVSSLLDSPSGLHLAQAAELLRRASMLLPVSDSSGLSVGGDMEAVSASDSLGSVTDFPLLSNGGGVGGAFPFHPGLFIMTPAGVFLADGALSQVTGASEQQQAHNEMAAAASANAKKKRKRCGLCPPCRRRINCEQCSSCRNRKTGHQICKFRKCEELKKKPAGGLEVMLPTGAPFRWFQ; this comes from the coding sequence ATGTCTGCCAGTGGGGGGTTGATGGAGGGAAACCAAGCAAGAGAGGACGAGGATGCTCGGGACAGCTGCTGCGCTGATGAAGAATCGTCGCCCGTGGTGGAGCGCAGGAACCGGAGCGGGATCATCAGCACACCGCTCAGCAAGAGCCTCAAACACTCCCGAGCCCTCTCTCAGTACATCGCCACATGCTCAGCCGCAGCTGCagttgctaatgctaatgctaacagaCTTGCCCAGAGTTCCTTAGTGTCCACAGGGATTAAGTCTCACTCAGTGGACGCCCAACACAGAGGCCAGGTGGGACTTACCAAACTGGACCGGGGCGCGCTGGTTTCTAGCCTTCTGGACTCTCCGAGTGGTTTGCATTTGGCACAGGCGGCTGAGCTCTTACGACGAGCAAGCATGCTACTTCCTGTCTCTGACTCCTCTGGCCTTAGCGTGGGTGGGGACATGGAGGCAGTCTCAGCCTCTGATTCGCTGGGGAGCGTGACAGACTTTCCGTTGCTGAGcaatggtggtggagttggggGCGCGTTCCCTTTCCATCCGGGCCTGTTCATCATGACGCCGGCTGGAGTGTTTCTGGCTGATGGGGCGCTGTCGCAGGTGACGGGAGCTTCTGAGCAGCAGCAAGCGCACAACGAGATGGCAGCAGCTGCCAGCGCCAACGCCAAGAAGAAACGCAAACGCTGCGGTTTGTGCCCGCCCTGCAGACGCAGGATCAACTGCGAGCAGTGCAGCAGCTGCCGTAACCGCAAGACCGGCCACCAGATCTGCAAGTTCAGAAAGTGTGAAGAGCTCAAGAAGAAaccagctggaggtctagag